In the Limanda limanda chromosome 15, fLimLim1.1, whole genome shotgun sequence genome, TCAGACGAATGGGACATCACTCTGTCCAGGGTTCACTCATCTAAATGCTCAAACGATTACTTAATTCAGTTCAAAGTGCATCGTGGCCAACACTACCACAAGCTAAACCCGCACAAGCATCTCCAAATCTAAGTGCTATTTGTGACAAGTGTAAACAGATCCAGTGACGGTCTATCCTCAGCTGTGGTCTTGCAAAACACCTTCTTCAACTCATGGTATTTTTGGTTTGGGTCATTGCATTCTCCTCTTCGTTAGCCCGATGCCAAATCTTgcttaaaaaggaaaaatgtgacCCCTCCGACAACCAGCCAGTGGATCAGAAATTTAAGGCAGAACacaaagatggaaaaacatGTTCATAGTCTACCTATACTAAAGACCTCCCCCTCCAGATGTGGTCCATCTTATCTTACTTATCCTAACactgtatttattgtttacaCTGTACAAGTCTTTtctattccattcatatttgtatatttccCTACCCATCGACAAAATGTTACACACTACTTTACTGAGGTCTATTTTTTGCCTTGCCTCTTTGCTTCTGCAACATTGGCAAATATCCCTGTAGTTGGACTTATGGATTATTGTATCTAGTAAGGGCCCGAGAAGGCCCTATtgaatttataattatttttcaggcatattaattggctttttgagggcctAAATATGCTAAAAAACTATTACAACTTTGCTGGAAATTCAAAAGTGGTtcaaatgtacgtattctggagtaatcaATCTATCAAATATTATTTGATGAGCCCATTTTCACAAATCAAattttttgtcatttgaaaTCGGTTTGGCAAaatggcgtgtgtgtgtttccttggACATGTTCTGGTTGCAATAGTCTTGTCATTTTGGGATGATCGTTAATATCGTTTGAAGAACctcaagaaaacaaagaaaaaacgtCGAAAGGGGAAAAACATCCACTCACTTCACCCAGAAGTCGTAGATGTTGAGGAGGTTTTCTTCATTTTCGTCTTGTGGGGTCTGCGGAGAGAGAAACACGTGAAGAATTTAACTAGGACACTTTGTACCGTGTGTCTTTCCTGCCGAGCAGAACACATCGATCTCCATTATTGATCATCTGGAACATTGATCAGCCGATGATAGACAACAACGTGCAGGTGAGAGCCCCCATGTGCAGGTGAGACCCCCACGTGGAGGCTCGGTCTGTGTCTGCAGCCTCCATGTGCGACATGCCCGGACTACTTCTCCTCCTCGCCACTGCGGAGGAGCCGGCCTGCGCACGCGTCTGCGAGCCGCACACCGAGGGCCGCTTACCACTTGAGTCTGCTTCAGGAACTGCTGCGCCGCCTTGGCGAACTTGTTCTCTCGCAGAAATGAATAAACGCACTTGTAGAGATCACTCGGCACAGAACTCTTCTCCGCCATCTTTACCACGCTCCTtctggaaggaaggaaggaagtggGCGCAGCGCCGGTGCATAATGATGACGTGGACACACTCCTCCAGACTTGAGAGGGTTCACTCCCCTGAGGGACATCGCACAGTTTCTGTagaggtgtgaatgtgttcatTTAACAGACAGTCGACCGATaaggaaattaaatgtaaatgatcAAGAATAAACACGAACCTCGATCGATAAGAATGTTACGGTTTGTAATGGTAAGCTCTGCAGTGGACTTTATCTCTGTGCAGTGGCTTCAGGAAAACGAGTCAGAGTGAGACCTCTACTTTAATGGGAACAAATGAAGTTTTACACGTGTCGGTTTATTAAATCACTACTctaaaagaaagacaaactctcgAACCAGCAGACAATCATTgtacaaagaagagagggatgtgaagataatgttttgtccaaaatattttaatgatgtatatatgtttaattttgtaaataaatataacaagtaaggtaacatctacctgtgtatgtctttctgaatatagatacaggattcatggctctgatcaatTAACAGTGTTGGAGttaaacacatcagtgtgaatggtttagtgtgctactgttcacaacaacacaacacagcaacacaagacagacactgtttcttaaattttttacaattggttttatttatatattaagaaCTTGTAGAATGATATATATGAGAGTCTGAAATGTAAtaagtgtattttgtatattgaggtTACAACCCCAAAAGACCAGAAACCACAGTAGTATAGTTTATTCAATCTAAATAAGTTAGGTATGCTTCACAAAATGCATGGTAACTTATAAATAGAAGTAAGGCTGAGGCTAAAGATAAATTGGACTCGCtacatcattacctctatgccttCTTAAACTAAATACCTAATCTGATGGGCAGCAGAGTCAAAATCTGTGCAGGGATTTAACTGGCAACCAGTGAAGGGATGCAAAGATTGGGTCTaacaaatataatgaataaaGCAGGGAAATAATATCAGgattaaaaagcaaaaaaggaaaatattacaTCAGAAAATGtgtgaggagaaacatcagggagCATACTTCATCTTCTAATGAACTAGGGAAGAGACACAGGATCTAAAATATAAGAATGGCTTCCCCTTCCTTCTTCACACCAGCAGGAGGCGGTGGTGCGACAGCAGGCTTAGGTCACTTCCaccagagaagaagcagaggagagccGGTGTTGTGGTCGCGAGTTGCTGACGTGCGGCGCATGGTTTATACGTCATCACCAAAGACCTTCGTCGTCCCTCATGTCGCAACATGGTCGTCTTCTGAGAGCAATAACAAGGCGATGACAGATCTCCAGAGCCGGCAGAGTTAAACACTTGTGATTTGAGGGACTTCTCCTCCGGAGCCATGCCTCGCTACGAGCTCGCCCTGATCCTGAAGGCGATGCAGCGGCCGGAGACGGCGGCGGCTCTGCGGCGGACCGTGGAGAGTCTGATGGAGCGGGGCGCGGTGGTGAGGAGCCTGGAGAACCTGGGAGAGAGACTGCTGCCCTACAAGATCACCAAGCACAACGAGAGGCACAGCCGGGGATCTTACTTTCTGCTCGACTTCTACGCGGCCCCCGACGTCCTCCCGGGCGTCCTGAATCACCTGCAGCGGGATGTGGACGTGGTGAGGCCCACCATGCTGAAGAAGGACGACCAGGCTCcaggcagcagctgctgtggCCCCCAACAGTGACTGAATGTAAGGAAGGAGGGACGGGTGTGGATGAAGTGCAGCAGCACCATGCATCTGATGAATGAACCCCTCAGCCGGTGTATGAGCAGGAGTGATGCTCTCATCCACATGTGTGCACACGTCTCCAAATCCTCAGGATTGTTGGAAACCAATAAGATCAACAAGTGTCATTgcatttctgctgctgtgtaATTTCCCGATTTTTCTGTCCatagatatattttatatttcctgtCAGTCGACTAACCAGTTCATGACTGATACACCTCAGGTTAATGAGAAGAAATTCATAACAAGGCCCTTAAACCCTACAAGCACTGTTTTTATGCAATATCATATTTTTGGGAAGCTTTATGGATCCATAATGGAAGATATTAGGCAGCAGAGGTCTCCCTCAAAACTGAGGCTGTAAATGAACAGCTGTATTAACTGCGTTTTTTATCAACTAAAAGTTTGTGGATAAGTCTAAGCCAAATTGTTGAGTAGTATCGATTAAGCTGTTGATTAAAAATGCTGTTACCAGAAGTGATGTCCCAAAACTATAAAACCTATTCCAGTGTTGTAAAATGACAAGTAAATTACTCTTCAAAGTTAAGAGTTAAGCTTAATAACACCCCTTCAAAAGTATGGATCTATATTGATATTGGTTGAATTAGACTGGCAGTTAgattataataaatacaaacactgcCCTGTTATGTCAAAGTCAGCTTGAACCTAAAAGGTATGAAGGGTGTAAATCGGGTCACTGCTCAGAGGAACCTATAGGGAGCAATAAGTGCAGTGCTTGTATAACACATTCTGTATTACTTATATAAGTAGCCCTTAAAGGTCAATAACATATGTAACAGTGTACGATTTAAAGGTGCTGGCCTCCTTGTGGTTAACACAGGTGAATAATTGTCTAAAAATACAAGCGTTTACATAGTTTAGACTTGCTGCACCACCAGTGTtggaaatacacatttggtTAGTGACAATTTGTATGTTTTAGttgtgcatgtgatggagacAGACCAATATGTTGGCGTTTGTCACACATTTTGAATTGACATTGACACATTGTAGAGTTTGTCCACCAGAGAGCAGTGacaagtttatttttcagtttttaaatggCATGATCAGTGCACATTTTTGTCACAAACACGTGGATATTAGTATCGTTCTTGTCAGCTCTGACTTCATGAAATGTGTCAATGTAGTTTGCATCCTTGACCTTCTGTTTATTGAGCTCATACTGTGCTGACTCTGCTGTATCCTGAGACCCCATGTGACGGTTGTTCCctttgtttttcaggttttcACTGCTCGTCTCCAGAAGACACACTGTGTGATGCTTCCATCTTTTATCTTTTCCACAATTGATTACCAGCATTTGGACGTTGtgttataataaataacttttttttttcacttgtaCTTATGAGTTTTTCATGACTTCTTGTGAAAACAGTTTAGACGTTGTGATGTTCAGTCATGGGAAAGGTAACACTTTCAGTCTTGGCTGTGGTTTATTTCTGGAACAAATTGAATGTGTGCTGTTTGTCAAACTTAAGATAGAAAACTCACCTGCCTGATACCATAAAGCATTGATCACTGTTATCTGACAAAGTTCTGTAAGAAAAGGCCATGATGCTGCCAAATGCGGGTCAGTTGCACTCACCTGATCACAGTAAAAATCCCTGTTATAAGAGGTCAGGGTTAACGGTGTTATTCAAGGTCCTCCTTGGCTGAAATGGCATTGATGTTGTTTACTTGTGCTTGTCCACATATCATGCAGAGACTGTATGTATATCGTTATTTCTATACCATCTATGGTCAAAACATACAATAATGTCCATATCATACAATTCCAGACCATTTAAAGAGTTATTTTGTCTAATCTGTAGAAATTAGCAATTAATCTTCATATCTTTTATAcgatatttattattttttttagatacTGAGAAAAGCTGATATAAGGAACAATAAGACAAACAGCCACCATTGTTATGCAAAGTAAAAATCCCAGTGTTCAGTGAAGAAACACGAAGCTCTGTGCACctttaatacttaattgttacttaatagaattttcagttatttatttatcattattattattattttcattgaattgtgtaatgtattgttcgcaggaccacgttcatgtggtccataaattaagaaaaacatcctaggaggTAGACTGTATATCTTACTATTAACCCATCGAGATgcccagtgtttttttttggtgacaatatctctatatattgttaattgtcgtacAGAGATTATGTGATACTCAATGgtaatttgacattgattcctgttctactgtgccttacctcctaataaaaatatttaaaaaaaaaaaagaaacccgAAGCTGTGGAATAATGAACCCACGGTTTTCTCTCCACACGCACGATCCATTCCTCATCTGAATCAAACCTCCTGAATCCAGGTCGGATTATGTGATTCAGCTGAGTTTTAAAAAACACCGATTTAAGTTTGGAAAGAGTCTCGGGGTGTTTGACGGCGACGGATGAGCTCACACAGTCACGTGTGCGGCTGAGTAGTCAGCTGACTGTGAGTCGACATAAAGGCTCCACGCAGCTCCGCCGCCTGCATTGCAGTGATCTCCCCCGGTCGTCTTCACCCAGCGGAGGAACAGAAACAACCTGAAAACAGCGCAGTCATGCTGCTCCTAACGCTGCTCTTCGTGTGCACAGGTAATGTCCGAGCCGCGGCGACGGGAACGGTGTTATTGTGAATGTTGTGCGACAGCTGTCAGCTCCTAACAAAGACTCCGAGGTTGTGTAACTAAAGTGCGTTTGGTCAACACCACAACGCGGAAACGCTAAATGCTAACTCCAACTGCTAACACTGGCTCGTACTGCGCATGTTTTTATCCACACAAGTCGGGGCGTTTTGTCCTCTTGAAAATAATTGTGTACAGAATGTGTGctgtattatttaattttgaCTGTTTGGTGAATATCGGATTTTGGTCTTGTCTGTTTATAAGCGTTTTTGCTAGAAACGGACTCGGCCAACGTTGTTATCGAAGCGTTAGCCTGACAGCTAGCAGCAGTTGGTTAGCTAAACACTGGGTCAGGACAGGAAGGGACATGTACACAAAGACATTAGCTAACAACATGTACGTTAGGGCTCGTTTTGGATGATAATTTAAGTCGGTGTAAAATAACTTTACTTTAAGAAACTCACTTGGGGCTGATAAGTGCAGCCTGCCTTGTGCTGAGTGAGACCTTGGTTTCGTTTGGTTACAAAGAAGTTAAGTAACTCCGATCAGGCATCAACCTTGAGTTTAGCTTTTCACTGAAATGTCAGGGTTTTCAATTTTGTTCCCTTTCTCTTATCCACCCTGAATTTGTTTTAGTCACTCACAGCCTCTTATCTTTCCTATTCCACCAAATCAGAGTCCgagagaaataaacacatgGGGTAATGCAATCAGGCTATTTCCATATGGCATGTTGCTGGCTTATTGACAAAAGGATCAATATATTTAGTTTGCTTCTTGTTAGAGCTGAATCTTTGTTTCTTGAAGCCCACCGGTGATATCAGTTCTTATTATGATCTGCTCTTCCACATTCTTTGCTCCTGTTTGCTGCAGACACCTCTGAAGATTCCCTGTCTTAAGCATTAGGACTAAAACGTATTTATCCAAGACTGTTGTGAACTCTCTCTACTTATCCTAAGTGGTTGGGGTGATGTGAGGCACTAATAGTTTTGCCGTCACatgttgtttttgatcattGTAAACTGAGTCCTATCTGCACAGCTTTTTGCTCTACATTGTGTCAGATTAAGTTTATTCACTTACAGTAAATTTATGATCTCTGTTTCAGGGCCGAGGTCAAagaaagttaaattaataaaaggccaatttatgccacGGCCTTTTTTTGGTCTTAAAACTTGAATTATTTATCGAACGGGTGACAACAGGAACCTACAGCAGTTTGTTCTCTGCTATGTACTTCCCTGTTGACTGTAAATGGTTGACTACAGTGTGGAACTTGTAGTATCCAGGAATGTCCTCATTGGTACAGTGTGTCTCTCCCGGAACAGCTTGTGATTTTGTTTGACTGCTCATGTGACTCCAGTCGGAGGGTGGGAGTGGCCTGCCTGTACTGTGACTGCTAAtggtgctgagagagagagagagagaggggggggtttcAAAGGGCTCGGAGACCGAAGGTCTATCATTGTGCTTTGTTGTGACACCTCTTAGATGTTATCGCCAAAGGTCAGACACTCATAAAGGGATTGAGGAAACAGGGCTGCATAGTAGAAGTTGCTTTCACTTCACTTTTTCACTtcactaaaatgtttttttttgtggttccACTTCTTTCTCATTTGTGGAACTCTAATGcataattaatacatttctcTCATGGTCTCTCTTCTTGTTCTGCTTTATGTGAACTGGTTATATCTGGTTTGTGGTGGTTGGTGGGAAATGATGCTCGATTTCGAGGCATGCTAATGAGACTTTATACAGCAATTTGAACTCTTAGGATTAAGTGTTTTTCCTTGATGGCAGTTATAAAACCGTTAAGCAGGCTATTTATCCACAATGCTTGAGGGAGTTCTATCCTCTCAGAGCACAACAACAAGTCTCAACTATTTTCAATTGGCCTAGGGAGGCTGGAACAAACTGTCACAGGAGAGGATTGAATCTGTCTTTAATTATCGTATAGTTGGCTGACATGTTAATTTTAATTGTCATACTGAAGAATTTCCAAACTGGAAAGACATGCATGAGAAATCACATTCATCCCCAGTTATGCCAGTTTCTGTACGTTTGGGCTCATCTATGCCAATTGCAAATAGTTAATAAACATTACTTGGTTCAGACACAGCTCTGAGTtcataataaatgaaaaaacaacgcctattgtttttttttaaactaagcATGACACACAGTCCCAATGATTAAAACACACTTCCTCCAGTAAAGTTGCGAAACTTTTGAGTCTTGAGTTCTTCATGTGATCACCACTATGCAAATGGGTGGAAATCTCAATGTTTAGCAACCACATTTATTATAATCTGCAGTCTAGGTGACTTTTTAatcttatttgtatttaaattgatTAATATTGGGTGGAAGCACAAGCTGCAGGACGTCCTTAAGGAGGTAATTGAATGCATTAGGTCAAACTAGACTAAATGAGAAGATATCTAGTATTAGTATCAGatataatgtaaatattcaAAACAGTAACAAGGTATCCTTGAATATGGTTTTGCCATGGGTCCTGCCTTCTGATTTCTGTGGTAAAATTCTCCTAAGTGTGTGAAatcagtatttttttgtgtCCATTTTGCAGCTGCAGCAACACCTCTGCTGGGCACTGAGCAGTGTGCTCGTGGCCCCACCTACTGGTGTCAGAATGTAAAGGCGGCGTCTCTGTGTGGAGCTGTGACTCACTGCAAGCAGAACGTGTGGAACCAGCCTCAGATGGTGAGACTAAGAACGTGACAAGCGCCATCATTATGTTTATTCTAGAAATTCTAAATTtactcatttttttttctgtattgaaATGTATCACAGAACACACATGCTCtcctttctcacagtttcatgtattttatatttgtgttctgTACACTTAGAAACatgatagaaaaacacatttattttacacatgcGTGTATTTTCAGAAAACTGTGCCATGTGAGTTGTGTAAAGAGGTGTTGATGGTGGTGGACCAGCTACTGAAGGACAATGCCACTGAGGTAAGATTTAGCAACCAAAAATCATTATGATTAGGAGATGATTTTATTTGACTATACCTAGATTTATATTAACTAATTTGAATGACTGATGTCTGGTTGTATCTGTGATTGCAGAGTGAGGTCCTTGGGTACCTGGAGAAGGCTTGCCAGCTCATCCCTGATAAAGCTTTGACTGCTGAGTGCAAGGAGATGGTGGATGACTATTATCCCATCATCATGGGAATCATTACTGGAGAACTGGTGAGCACCGTCAACATATTAACAAGCCAtaggctgccccccccccccttttaagTATGGATTCACTGGTCGAGTGTCCTTGATTAGCTGAAACAATAATATATTAGTTTAAGGCAACAACAAATTAGCCTTTTAATTTTGCCAGTAACTGATAGTCAAGGTTTGAATTTAGAAAAATCCCCAGCACATAAATATGAGCTACAACCAAGTTTAACCCGAGGTCTTACTCATGTTTGGTTTGTCAGTTTATTGTTCATCTTCATCTAAGACTCTTAAAAAGGTCCATCTGCCCCTTGGAGTCTGAAAAAGTGCAGCGAGCTAAATGAGGGCTATTGATGGGGAAGTGAGTCAAGTCTAAATGGGAACAGACGAGTCATTGTGTAAACCCCATGACTGGGAGACCATTTAGTGTAGGCTTCTTTGTGTCAGCTTTCACCTGCTCTAACCACGATGGGAGcaaacaaggaacaatttgTTCTAGATAGCACTTCCCTATAAAATGTCAATTAAAATGTACCAGTTATTGACTTTAACATGATTTTTTCTGTCTTTAGGAGGATCCCAGTGTAGTGTGTGGTGCCATGGGGCTGTGTAACTCTCAGCAGGCAGCTCTGGCCAAGGTTgaggcccagcagcagcagcttatgTCCAATGACATCCCTCTGGTCGACCTTGCCCAGCCACTGACTCCTTTCCTCCTCAATGTGCCCGGGCTCCTCTATCCTCAGGAGAGTCACAAACAGGAGGTCAAACAGGAGACTCCAAAACAGGTAATGAAATAACTTTCCTCTTCATCCACATGGACattatgttttactttgtattaaTTTTGCTTTGATTCTTGTGTTTCTTATAGAAAGACGATGAGGTGTGCCAAGACTGCATCAAGTTCCTGACTGACGCTCAAGCCGAAGCTAAGGCCAACGCCTCGTATACAGACTCTCTCATTGAGAATATTGAGAACCAGTGTGACAAGCTGGGGCCAGGCTTGTCTGAAATGGTAAGACTCACAAAACTGCAGGAGTTTTGGTCTTAAAAATAATGTATTgtcctaaaaatgttttatattaactGTTTTCCTCATTGCAGTGCAAGCAGTATGTCTCGAGGTATGGCACCCTTGTTGTTGAGCAGATCATGACCATGGTGAGTCTTCTAACTTTCCTGATTCATGACGTGAAACacaattttaattttttcccATTTTAACCTGAATGGCCGTTGTATTCCTATATTGAATAATGAGCTTTTTAAACCGCTCATCAAAGCTAATGATTGATAAGTTGTAATTGTCGGTGGTGATGAGCTCATATCCACCACCCCTTGGCTTGCTCACTGAATCTATTCATATCTTTTGGATTCCTTACTTtcctacatttttttaaattcttatcttttttcatgtgtttcttcttttctttcatccccTCCATTCATGTTGtcttgctcttttttttcatcCCGCTCTGGGTTTTGTGTGCTGCTCCCCAGGAACAGGTAGGTCTCCTTTGTGTTCAGCCTGTAGCCTCTTAACCACTAGCTCCTGCTTTTTGTGCTGTCCACTCCACTAAAGATACCCACCTCGCACAGTAGAGACGCATGTGCAACTATGTTCTAATTATGAGTGAGACCACTAGACACTACCTAAGCACTGTTTATTTGGCTAATGACTTGATAACCAAGTGCTGGTTGGAACACACTGCAGCAAATGGCCTCATTAACCTCCCCTCACGGTACACAACACTGTCATGTTAAGAGTATGCTTGGTTCTTTTGACTTAAAAGATGAATTGGTCAAATGAGAGATACACTGAAGGGCCTATAACAAACGGCATGTTTGAAtgtctaatctttttttttttgttgaaatacaAAGTTGTTAACAGCagaagaaaacattatttttctgTAGGGATGTGTGTTGCGGTACAGTTTGGAACAGTTAAAAAAGACTGCTTGAGCTATCTTTTTTGGGGAGGGGGGATAATATAGATGTTTGCATGGGTGGTAATGCTGTGGTATGATATGCAGACTAGAAGCACATGGTTTATGGTAATGGCATGCAGTGTCGCCAGTTTTGTCAACGGACCTTTTTGCCGTGGAGCCTTACGTTTCTGGTTCTGTCCTCAGCAACCCAAGGACCTCTGTGTCCATGCTGGCTTCTGTACTGCTGCTCTGAAGAAGATTATTCCCATGATGAAGCTTCAGGCTGCCAAGACTCTGTCCGCGGCCAAGACTCTACCTGCTCTCAAGATGGTCCCTGCCACCAAGGTGGAGTCTGCTAAGTCTGTAAGTCATGGTGGGCTGACATATCAGCAGTTATTGATGGAAGACAAAAACATACCATCTGTAGCTCAGTATTTCACAATCGTATGACGCATTGCCTCTGTGTGTTCCAGTCCATGATGCGTGTCCGCGAATCCCCAACATGCAGCATCTGTGAGTTTGTGatgaagcagctggaggaatCGTTGCAGGATGAGAAAACAGAGGTGTGACACATGCAACAAAATACACCCATCACCATAACTACAGAAACTGCTGTAAAGAAGCTAATGGTATTCAGACACTGCTCTAGTATCAGGCTGactcatctgtgtttgtctcaggA is a window encoding:
- the mrps6 gene encoding 28S ribosomal protein S6, mitochondrial encodes the protein MPRYELALILKAMQRPETAAALRRTVESLMERGAVVRSLENLGERLLPYKITKHNERHSRGSYFLLDFYAAPDVLPGVLNHLQRDVDVVRPTMLKKDDQAPGSSCCGPQQ
- the psap gene encoding prosaposin; the protein is MLLLTLLFVCTAAATPLLGTEQCARGPTYWCQNVKAASLCGAVTHCKQNVWNQPQMKTVPCELCKEVLMVVDQLLKDNATESEVLGYLEKACQLIPDKALTAECKEMVDDYYPIIMGIITGELEDPSVVCGAMGLCNSQQAALAKVEAQQQQLMSNDIPLVDLAQPLTPFLLNVPGLLYPQESHKQEVKQETPKQKDDEVCQDCIKFLTDAQAEAKANASYTDSLIENIENQCDKLGPGLSEMCKQYVSRYGTLVVEQIMTMQPKDLCVHAGFCTAALKKIIPMMKLQAAKTLSAAKTLPALKMVPATKVESAKSSMMRVRESPTCSICEFVMKQLEESLQDEKTEEEVIHAVEKVCTYLPHTLTAQCKDLIETYGQAIIELLVQQADPKTICTVLALCNDASRAYVPALDQTLFKAGGYCEVCKMAINYIDGILEKNATEEQIKEAVRKVCSFLPDSFQTECDQMIVQYEPMLVQLLLQMLDPDFVCMKLGACPEAVRKLLGTEQCSWGPGFWCKNMETASRCNAVDHCKRHVWV